The following proteins are co-located in the Penaeus monodon isolate SGIC_2016 chromosome 35, NSTDA_Pmon_1, whole genome shotgun sequence genome:
- the LOC119595119 gene encoding cryptochrome-1-like, producing the protein MGKASVHWFRHGLRLHDNPALLESIMACEKFYAIFIVDEDATELMGYNRMQFLTESLRNLDAQLRALGGQLYVMKGEPTVIFKILHAEAGMSRLTLEQDCDATWDKHDKVVRRLCEELGVEVVEKMSNTLWEPSKIIEANGGEPPHSYEMFLQVTSTLGMPPRPSPNPEWEDVLFGELTDELATKLGLFPHVPTPEDLGYYPENNELAAFEGGETAALALLQKRLKVEEDAFRDGNILPNQVNPDILGPSLSMSAAIRFGCLSVRKFYWEIQEIYFRLHRGIPPPLHSLTAQLVWREFFYCMAANNPHYNEVSGNPLCIDIPWFRNSEYCKAWEEGYTGYPFIDACMRQLRKEGWIHHVCRTAVACFLTRGDLWISWEEGLKVFMKYLIDADWAICSGNWMWVSASAFERQLDSTCCICPVSYGRKIEPTGEYIRRYVPELASLPQEYIHEPWLAPLDVQKASNCILGYNYPHRIVIHEEVSKENKKMMENIKHSLRTRSPHNNHCPSSVREPSLFLWVPQSFHRDTV; encoded by the exons ATGGGCAAAGCAAGCGTTCACTGGTTCCGCCACGGACTCCGTCTCCATGACAACCCGGCGTTGCTCGAATCAATTATGGCTTGTGAAAAGTTCTATGCCATATTTATCGTCGACGAAGACGCAACAG AACTGATGGGCTACAACCGCATGCAATTCCTGACGGAATCCCTCCGGAACCTGGACGCCCAGCTCAGAGCCTTAGGTGGCCAGCTGTACGTGATGAAGGGCGAACCCACGGTCATTTTCAAGATCCTCCACGCAGAGGCAGGGATGTCGAGGCTCACTCTCGAGCAG GACTGTGACGCAACTTGGGACAAACACGACAAGGTGGTGAGACGCCTGTGCGAGGAACTGGGCGTCGAGGTTGTGGAGAAGATGTCCAACACACTGTGGGAGCCTTCCAAGATCATTGAAGCCAACGGAGGAGAGCCACCCCACTCCTATGAAATGTTTTTG CAAGTGACATCCACCCTTGGAATGCCTCCTCGACCGTCGCCAAACCCGGAGTGGGAAGATGTCCTCTTTGGAGAACTTACTGACGAACTCGCCACAAAATTAGGG CTGTTTCCCCACGTCCCGACGCCAGAGGACCTCGGTTATTACCCAGAAAATAATGAGCTCGCAGCCTTCGAAGGAGGAGAGACAGCAGCGCTAGCTCTTCTTCAGAAGAGACTCAAAGTAGAGGAAGATGCTTTTAG GGATGGCAATATTTTGCCAAACCAGGTGAACCCCGACATTCTTGGACCTTCGTTGAGTATGTCGGCAGCAATTCGCTTCGGCTGCTTGTCTGTGAGAAA gTTTTACTGGGAAATTCAAGAGATCTACTTCAGACTGCACCGGGGTATACCGCCGCCCTTGCATTCCCTGACGGCGCAGCTCGTTTGGAGAGAATTTTTCTATTGTATGGCTGCTAATAACCCACAT TATAATGAAGTTTCTGGGAATCCATTGTGCATTGATATTCCGTGGTTCAGGAACAGTGAATATTGCAAAGCCTGGGAAGAGGGGTATACGGGCTATCCGTTCATTGACGCTTGCATGCGACAGCTCCGGAAG GAAGGCTGGATCCATCACGTGTGCAGGACAGCGGTTGCTTGCTTTCTAACACGGGGAGATTTGTGGATCAGCTGGGAGGAAGGACTGAAA GTATTCATGAAGTACCTCATTGACGCAGACTGGGCTATCTGCTCAGGGAACTGGATGTGGGTGAGCGCATCAGCCTTCGAGCGCCAGTTAGACAGTACCTGCTGCATATGTCCAGTTAGTTACGGGAGGAAGATCGAACCGACAGGGGAATACATAAG ACGGTACGTGCCTGAATTGGCTTCACTGCCACAGGAATATATACATGAGCCGTGGCTTGCTCCTCTGGACGTACAGAAGGCATCCAATTGTATCCTTGGATATAATTATCCACACCGGATAGTGATACATGAAGAagtatcaaaagaaaataaaaag ATGATGGAGAACATCAAGCACAGCCTCCGGACCCGCTCGCCTCACAACAACCACTGCCCTTCGAGCGTGAGAGAACCGTCGTTGTTTCTGTGGGTCCCCCAGTCATTCCACAGAGACACGGTCTAG